The following proteins are encoded in a genomic region of Micropterus dolomieu isolate WLL.071019.BEF.003 ecotype Adirondacks linkage group LG04, ASM2129224v1, whole genome shotgun sequence:
- the cdc37 gene encoding hsp90 co-chaperone Cdc37 isoform X5 has protein sequence MSTGAGIDYSVWDHIYVSDDEDVTSPYVDTSSLFRMRHRARLERMAEFQHSGEDLENNFAECKRLLEKAQGRLKELEEEGRNEEEEAELKKVQAEVRKLKKDEKLFGKMIEEHRREEKKLPWNVDTISKEGFSKSVLNIKAVTKEKEKIEKHKTFVETYGKEIKHFGLLRRWDDSQKYLSDNPHLVCDETANCLVAVCIDFEIDEKHALMEQVAHQAIVMQFILDLARTLKVDPRGCFRQFFSKIKIADKTYQDAFDRELELLKGRVRSCAQIRMDSAMKELEEEERQKRLGPGGLDPVEVYESLPKLWEAPSSKEVFQAVQDKNKSSIIPVLEMKIDP, from the exons ATGAGCACGGGCGCGGGCATCGACTACAGCGTCTGGGATCACATCTACGTGTCAGACGATGAGGATGTGACCAGCCCGTACGTCGACACCTCCAGCTTGTTCAGAATGAGACATCGG GCCCGGCTGGAGAGAATGGCTGAGTTTCAGCACAGTGGGGAAGACTTGGAGAATAACTTTGCAGAATGCAAGAGGCTATTAGAGAAAGCACAGGGGCGACTTAAAGAGCtagaagaagaaggaaggaatgaggaagaggaggctgaGCTGAAGAAAGTCCAGGCTGAGGTAAGAAAACTTAAGAAGGATGAAAAGTTGTTTGGGAAAATGATCGAGGAACACCGGCGAGAAGAAAAGAAGCTGCCGTGGAATGTTGACACTATCAGCAAAGAAGGTTTCAGCAAG AGTGTACTCAACATCAAGGCTGTaacaaaagagaaggaaaagatTGAGAAGCATAAGACCTTTGTGGAGACGTATGGGAAGGAAATCAAACACTTTG GTTTGTTGCGGCGTTGGGATGATAGTCAGAAGTATCTGTCGGACAACCCACATCTGGTGTGCGATGAGACGGCCAATTGCCTTGTTGCcgtctgtattgactttgagaTAGACGAG AAACATGCACTAATGGAGCAGGTGGCCCACCAGGCCATCGTCATGCAGTTCATCTTGGATTTGGCACGGACGCTTAAGGTCGACCCAAGAGGCTGCTTCAGACAATTCTTTTCAAAGATCAAG ATTGCAGACAAGACTTACCAAGACGCGTTCGACCGTGAGCTGGAGTTGCTGAAGGGGCGGGTCCGCAGCTGTGCTCAGATTCGTATGGACAGCGCCATGAAAGAGctagaggaagaagagaggcaGAAGAGACTGGGCCCAGGTGGTTTAGACCCTGTAGAGGTCTATGAGTCACTGCCAAAG CTCTGGGAAGCTCCAAGCTCCAAGGAAGTATTCCAAGCTGTTCAAGATAAAAACAAGAGCAGCATCATTCCTGTTTTGGAGATGAAAATAGATCCTTGA
- the cdc37 gene encoding hsp90 co-chaperone Cdc37 isoform X1, with amino-acid sequence MSTGAGIDYSVWDHIYVSDDEDVTSPYVDTSSLFRMRHRARLERMAEFQHSGEDLENNFAECKRLLEKAQGRLKELEEEGRNEEEEAELKKVQAEVRKLKKDEKLFGKMIEEHRREEKKLPWNVDTISKEGFSKSVLNIKAVTKEKEKIEKHKTFVETYGKEIKHFGLLRRWDDSQKYLSDNPHLVCDETANCLVAVCIDFEIDEKHALMEQVAHQAIVMQFILDLARTLKVDPRGCFRQFFSKIKIADKTYQDAFDRELELLKGRVRSCAQIRMDSAMKELEEEERQKRLGPGGLDPVEVYESLPKRSQYRVQQNGLHQSVSSSLCKEIQKSFDEKNIQMLQIAINKLDPEEGKYHLRRCIDSGLWVPDSGEGDDDDKEEDEEEEED; translated from the exons ATGAGCACGGGCGCGGGCATCGACTACAGCGTCTGGGATCACATCTACGTGTCAGACGATGAGGATGTGACCAGCCCGTACGTCGACACCTCCAGCTTGTTCAGAATGAGACATCGG GCCCGGCTGGAGAGAATGGCTGAGTTTCAGCACAGTGGGGAAGACTTGGAGAATAACTTTGCAGAATGCAAGAGGCTATTAGAGAAAGCACAGGGGCGACTTAAAGAGCtagaagaagaaggaaggaatgaggaagaggaggctgaGCTGAAGAAAGTCCAGGCTGAGGTAAGAAAACTTAAGAAGGATGAAAAGTTGTTTGGGAAAATGATCGAGGAACACCGGCGAGAAGAAAAGAAGCTGCCGTGGAATGTTGACACTATCAGCAAAGAAGGTTTCAGCAAG AGTGTACTCAACATCAAGGCTGTaacaaaagagaaggaaaagatTGAGAAGCATAAGACCTTTGTGGAGACGTATGGGAAGGAAATCAAACACTTTG GTTTGTTGCGGCGTTGGGATGATAGTCAGAAGTATCTGTCGGACAACCCACATCTGGTGTGCGATGAGACGGCCAATTGCCTTGTTGCcgtctgtattgactttgagaTAGACGAG AAACATGCACTAATGGAGCAGGTGGCCCACCAGGCCATCGTCATGCAGTTCATCTTGGATTTGGCACGGACGCTTAAGGTCGACCCAAGAGGCTGCTTCAGACAATTCTTTTCAAAGATCAAG ATTGCAGACAAGACTTACCAAGACGCGTTCGACCGTGAGCTGGAGTTGCTGAAGGGGCGGGTCCGCAGCTGTGCTCAGATTCGTATGGACAGCGCCATGAAAGAGctagaggaagaagagaggcaGAAGAGACTGGGCCCAGGTGGTTTAGACCCTGTAGAGGTCTATGAGTCACTGCCAAAG AGAAGTCAATACAGAGTTCAGCAGAATGGACTCCACCAGTCAGTCAGCAGCTCTCTATGCAAG gaAATACAGAAGAGCTTTGATGAGAAGAACATTCAAATGTTGCAAATAGCTATCAACAAACTGGACCCGGAG GAAGGAAAATACCACCTGAGGAGGTGTATTGACTCTGGACTGTGGGTCCCTGACTCAGGAgagggtgatgatgatgataaagaagaggacgaggaagaggaagaagattaa
- the cdc37 gene encoding hsp90 co-chaperone Cdc37 isoform X4 codes for MAEFQHSGEDLENNFAECKRLLEKAQGRLKELEEEGRNEEEEAELKKVQAEVRKLKKDEKLFGKMIEEHRREEKKLPWNVDTISKEGFSKSVLNIKAVTKEKEKIEKHKTFVETYGKEIKHFGLLRRWDDSQKYLSDNPHLVCDETANCLVAVCIDFEIDEKHALMEQVAHQAIVMQFILDLARTLKVDPRGCFRQFFSKIKIADKTYQDAFDRELELLKGRVRSCAQIRMDSAMKELEEEERQKRLGPGGLDPVEVYESLPKRSQYRVQQNGLHQSVSSSLCKEIQKSFDEKNIQMLQIAINKLDPEEGKYHLRRCIDSGLWVPDSGEGDDDDKEEDEEEEED; via the exons ATGGCTGAGTTTCAGCACAGTGGGGAAGACTTGGAGAATAACTTTGCAGAATGCAAGAGGCTATTAGAGAAAGCACAGGGGCGACTTAAAGAGCtagaagaagaaggaaggaatgaggaagaggaggctgaGCTGAAGAAAGTCCAGGCTGAGGTAAGAAAACTTAAGAAGGATGAAAAGTTGTTTGGGAAAATGATCGAGGAACACCGGCGAGAAGAAAAGAAGCTGCCGTGGAATGTTGACACTATCAGCAAAGAAGGTTTCAGCAAG AGTGTACTCAACATCAAGGCTGTaacaaaagagaaggaaaagatTGAGAAGCATAAGACCTTTGTGGAGACGTATGGGAAGGAAATCAAACACTTTG GTTTGTTGCGGCGTTGGGATGATAGTCAGAAGTATCTGTCGGACAACCCACATCTGGTGTGCGATGAGACGGCCAATTGCCTTGTTGCcgtctgtattgactttgagaTAGACGAG AAACATGCACTAATGGAGCAGGTGGCCCACCAGGCCATCGTCATGCAGTTCATCTTGGATTTGGCACGGACGCTTAAGGTCGACCCAAGAGGCTGCTTCAGACAATTCTTTTCAAAGATCAAG ATTGCAGACAAGACTTACCAAGACGCGTTCGACCGTGAGCTGGAGTTGCTGAAGGGGCGGGTCCGCAGCTGTGCTCAGATTCGTATGGACAGCGCCATGAAAGAGctagaggaagaagagaggcaGAAGAGACTGGGCCCAGGTGGTTTAGACCCTGTAGAGGTCTATGAGTCACTGCCAAAG AGAAGTCAATACAGAGTTCAGCAGAATGGACTCCACCAGTCAGTCAGCAGCTCTCTATGCAAG gaAATACAGAAGAGCTTTGATGAGAAGAACATTCAAATGTTGCAAATAGCTATCAACAAACTGGACCCGGAG GAAGGAAAATACCACCTGAGGAGGTGTATTGACTCTGGACTGTGGGTCCCTGACTCAGGAgagggtgatgatgatgataaagaagaggacgaggaagaggaagaagattaa
- the cdc37 gene encoding hsp90 co-chaperone Cdc37 isoform X3: MSTGAGIDYSVWDHIYVSDDEDVTSPYVDTSSLFRMRHRARLERMAEFQHSGEDLENNFAECKRLLEKAQGRLKELEEEGRNEEEEAELKKVQAESVLNIKAVTKEKEKIEKHKTFVETYGKEIKHFGLLRRWDDSQKYLSDNPHLVCDETANCLVAVCIDFEIDEKHALMEQVAHQAIVMQFILDLARTLKVDPRGCFRQFFSKIKIADKTYQDAFDRELELLKGRVRSCAQIRMDSAMKELEEEERQKRLGPGGLDPVEVYESLPKRSQYRVQQNGLHQSVSSSLCKEIQKSFDEKNIQMLQIAINKLDPEEGKYHLRRCIDSGLWVPDSGEGDDDDKEEDEEEEED; this comes from the exons ATGAGCACGGGCGCGGGCATCGACTACAGCGTCTGGGATCACATCTACGTGTCAGACGATGAGGATGTGACCAGCCCGTACGTCGACACCTCCAGCTTGTTCAGAATGAGACATCGG GCCCGGCTGGAGAGAATGGCTGAGTTTCAGCACAGTGGGGAAGACTTGGAGAATAACTTTGCAGAATGCAAGAGGCTATTAGAGAAAGCACAGGGGCGACTTAAAGAGCtagaagaagaaggaaggaatgaggaagaggaggctgaGCTGAAGAAAGTCCAGGCTGAG AGTGTACTCAACATCAAGGCTGTaacaaaagagaaggaaaagatTGAGAAGCATAAGACCTTTGTGGAGACGTATGGGAAGGAAATCAAACACTTTG GTTTGTTGCGGCGTTGGGATGATAGTCAGAAGTATCTGTCGGACAACCCACATCTGGTGTGCGATGAGACGGCCAATTGCCTTGTTGCcgtctgtattgactttgagaTAGACGAG AAACATGCACTAATGGAGCAGGTGGCCCACCAGGCCATCGTCATGCAGTTCATCTTGGATTTGGCACGGACGCTTAAGGTCGACCCAAGAGGCTGCTTCAGACAATTCTTTTCAAAGATCAAG ATTGCAGACAAGACTTACCAAGACGCGTTCGACCGTGAGCTGGAGTTGCTGAAGGGGCGGGTCCGCAGCTGTGCTCAGATTCGTATGGACAGCGCCATGAAAGAGctagaggaagaagagaggcaGAAGAGACTGGGCCCAGGTGGTTTAGACCCTGTAGAGGTCTATGAGTCACTGCCAAAG AGAAGTCAATACAGAGTTCAGCAGAATGGACTCCACCAGTCAGTCAGCAGCTCTCTATGCAAG gaAATACAGAAGAGCTTTGATGAGAAGAACATTCAAATGTTGCAAATAGCTATCAACAAACTGGACCCGGAG GAAGGAAAATACCACCTGAGGAGGTGTATTGACTCTGGACTGTGGGTCCCTGACTCAGGAgagggtgatgatgatgataaagaagaggacgaggaagaggaagaagattaa
- the cdc37 gene encoding hsp90 co-chaperone Cdc37 isoform X2, with product MSTGAGIDYSVWDHIYVSDDEDVTSPYVDTSSLFRMRHRARLERMAEFQHSGEDLENNFAECKRLLEKAQGRLKELEEEGRNEEEEAELKKVQAEVRKLKKDEKLFGKMIEEHRREEKKLPWNVDTISKEGFSKSVLNIKAVTKEKEKIEKHKTFVETYGKEIKHFGLLRRWDDSQKYLSDNPHLVCDETANCLVAVCIDFEIDEKHALMEQVAHQAIVMQFILDLARTLKVDPRGCFRQFFSKIKIADKTYQDAFDRELELLKGRVRSCAQIRMDSAMKELEEEERQKRLGPGGLDPVEVYESLPKEIQKSFDEKNIQMLQIAINKLDPEEGKYHLRRCIDSGLWVPDSGEGDDDDKEEDEEEEED from the exons ATGAGCACGGGCGCGGGCATCGACTACAGCGTCTGGGATCACATCTACGTGTCAGACGATGAGGATGTGACCAGCCCGTACGTCGACACCTCCAGCTTGTTCAGAATGAGACATCGG GCCCGGCTGGAGAGAATGGCTGAGTTTCAGCACAGTGGGGAAGACTTGGAGAATAACTTTGCAGAATGCAAGAGGCTATTAGAGAAAGCACAGGGGCGACTTAAAGAGCtagaagaagaaggaaggaatgaggaagaggaggctgaGCTGAAGAAAGTCCAGGCTGAGGTAAGAAAACTTAAGAAGGATGAAAAGTTGTTTGGGAAAATGATCGAGGAACACCGGCGAGAAGAAAAGAAGCTGCCGTGGAATGTTGACACTATCAGCAAAGAAGGTTTCAGCAAG AGTGTACTCAACATCAAGGCTGTaacaaaagagaaggaaaagatTGAGAAGCATAAGACCTTTGTGGAGACGTATGGGAAGGAAATCAAACACTTTG GTTTGTTGCGGCGTTGGGATGATAGTCAGAAGTATCTGTCGGACAACCCACATCTGGTGTGCGATGAGACGGCCAATTGCCTTGTTGCcgtctgtattgactttgagaTAGACGAG AAACATGCACTAATGGAGCAGGTGGCCCACCAGGCCATCGTCATGCAGTTCATCTTGGATTTGGCACGGACGCTTAAGGTCGACCCAAGAGGCTGCTTCAGACAATTCTTTTCAAAGATCAAG ATTGCAGACAAGACTTACCAAGACGCGTTCGACCGTGAGCTGGAGTTGCTGAAGGGGCGGGTCCGCAGCTGTGCTCAGATTCGTATGGACAGCGCCATGAAAGAGctagaggaagaagagaggcaGAAGAGACTGGGCCCAGGTGGTTTAGACCCTGTAGAGGTCTATGAGTCACTGCCAAAG gaAATACAGAAGAGCTTTGATGAGAAGAACATTCAAATGTTGCAAATAGCTATCAACAAACTGGACCCGGAG GAAGGAAAATACCACCTGAGGAGGTGTATTGACTCTGGACTGTGGGTCCCTGACTCAGGAgagggtgatgatgatgataaagaagaggacgaggaagaggaagaagattaa